In Vigna unguiculata cultivar IT97K-499-35 chromosome 3, ASM411807v1, whole genome shotgun sequence, a single genomic region encodes these proteins:
- the LOC114175742 gene encoding serine carboxypeptidase-like 50, which translates to MMESATHKSHIVKNNLLLLLFFGLFLCLSASQSSDSFPKEALPSRYGYLPISPTSASAIFYAFYEAQNTTLPLSQTPLLIWLQGGPGCSSMLGNFYELGPWRVTQSLTLHLNPGSWNRIFGLLFLDSPIGSGFSVASTPQEIPRDQNTVAKHLFAAITNFLQLDPLFNHRPIYITGESYAGKYVPAIGYYILKKNADLEGSERVNLAGVAIGDGLTDPETQVLSHAVNAYYAGLINERQKNELEKAQLEAVGLIQKRNWSEAADARNKVLGMLQDMTGLATLYDYRRKIPYEDDLVERFLNIAEVKKALGVKESFVYEICSDVVGEALHGDVMKSVKEMVEYLVRKSRVLLYQGEYDLRDGVVQTEVWVKTMKWEGIPHFLNAERKIWKVNGELAGYVQSWTSLTNVVVLGAGHLLPTDQPLHSQAMIEDWVLQKGLFKSV; encoded by the coding sequence ATGATGGAGTCAGCAACCCACAAGTCCCACATCGTCAAAAACAAtcttctcctcctcctcttcttcggCTTATTTCTATGCCTCTCTGCTTCACAATCAAGCGATTCATTCCCGAAAGAAGCCCTCCCCAGCAGGTATGGTTACCTACCAATCAGTCCTACATCTGCTTCTGCGATTTTCTACGCTTTCTATGAAGCCCAAAACACCACTTTGCCACTCTCACAAACCCCACTTCTGATTTGGCTCCAAGGTGGTCCTGGCTGCTCCTCCATGCTTGGCAACTTCTACGAGCTTGGACCATGGCGAGTCACCCAATCCCTCACCCTTCACCTCAACCCTGGTTCTTGGAACAGAATTTTTGGCCTTCTTTTTCTTGATAGTCCCATTGGATCTGGCTTCAGTGTGGCCTCAACCCCACAAGAGATCCCAAGAGATCAAAACACCGTTGCCAAACACCTCTTTGCTGCCATAACCAACTTTCTTCAGCTCGATCCTCTTTTCAACCATCGCCCTATTTATATTACTGGAGAAAGCTATGCCGGCAAGTATGTGCCTGCAATTGGGTACTATATATTGAAGAAAAATGCAGACTTGGAGGGTTCAGAAAGAGTGAATCTGGCCGGTGTAGCTATTGGGGATGGGTTAACAGACCCCGAAACTCAAGTTCTGTCTCATGCTGTGAATGCTTACTATGCTGGATTGATCAACGAGAGGCAGAAGAATGAGTTGGAAAAAGCTCAACTGGAAGCAGTTGGGTTGATCCAGAAGAGGAATTGGAGTGAAGCAGCAGATGCGAGAAACAAGGTGTTGGGAATGTTGCAAGACATGACAGGGTTGGCTACTTTGTACGACTATAGAAGGAAGATTCCGTACGAGGATGATCTGGTTGAACGGTTCTTGAACATTGCGGAGGTGAAGAAGGCACTGGGGGTGAAGGAATCGTTTGTGTATGAGATATGCAGTGATGTTGTCGGGGAGGCATTACATGGTGATGTGATGAAAAGTGTGAAAGAGATGGTGGAATACCTGGTGAGGAAGAGCAGGGTGTTGCTGTATCAAGGTGAGTATGATTTGAGGGATGGAGTTGTCCAAACAGAGGTGTGGGTGAAGACGATGAAATGGGAAGGGATACCACACTTTCTCAATGCTGAAAGGAAGATATGGAAGGTCAATGGAGAGCTTGCTGGGTATGTGCAGAGTTGGACCTCTCTCACCAATGTTGTCGTTTTAGGAGCTGGTCATCTTCTTCCCACCGACCAACCTCTTCATTCTCAAGCTATGATCGAAGATTGGGTTCTCCAAAAGGGTTTGTTTAAAAGCGTGTAg